Proteins encoded in a region of the Brevefilum fermentans genome:
- a CDS encoding hemolysin family protein, whose amino-acid sequence MTNSLLLWILLTISVLLNLLVVVIKASYTHVRLPFLLNLREGREKTVEMTVNLAEDSRLHVGLNFAQTLLHFALACFWVDIFRSALPDLSLGWLVAYFLIGMILVVILEYFVKAQIMKNAEENALRFRGFAIVLKALFYPLSSVILAILGPNAKRVALASMTEEDLKEWVEVGQHEGSLEKGEREMIYSIFQFGDTLAKEIMVPRIDLITLDIDSTLGEARTAFIQGGHSRVPVYEETVDNVVGLLYAKDLLSLQQDDDLISDHRDMLRLAYFVPESKKVDEVLADMQARSMHMAIVVDEYGGVAGVVTLEDIVEEIIGEIRDEYDESEEMPYLQVGEDEYVFQGRVDLDVFNEVMGTDIDTDKADTIGGFIYSEIGDVPTGGEHLIFDNLTLIVEQVDGRRIVKVRAKKHLTESIKQDHENVNG is encoded by the coding sequence GTGACAAATAGCCTGTTGTTGTGGATTCTGTTGACCATCAGTGTGCTCCTCAACTTGCTGGTCGTTGTGATTAAAGCCAGTTATACCCATGTCAGGTTGCCATTCCTGTTAAACCTGCGCGAAGGGCGTGAGAAAACAGTTGAGATGACCGTGAACCTGGCTGAAGATTCGCGTTTGCACGTGGGATTAAATTTTGCCCAGACCTTGCTGCATTTTGCACTGGCATGCTTTTGGGTGGATATTTTTCGCTCAGCCCTGCCCGACCTCAGCCTTGGGTGGTTGGTTGCATATTTTCTCATCGGCATGATCCTGGTGGTTATTCTTGAGTATTTTGTTAAAGCTCAAATAATGAAAAACGCAGAAGAGAATGCGCTTCGTTTCAGAGGGTTCGCCATCGTATTAAAAGCCCTGTTTTACCCCCTGTCGTCGGTTATCCTGGCTATCCTTGGGCCGAATGCCAAACGGGTTGCCCTGGCATCGATGACCGAGGAAGACTTGAAAGAATGGGTTGAGGTCGGTCAGCATGAAGGTTCATTGGAAAAGGGCGAGCGGGAAATGATCTACTCCATCTTTCAATTTGGGGATACCCTGGCGAAGGAGATCATGGTGCCGCGCATCGATTTGATCACCCTGGATATTGACAGCACCCTGGGAGAAGCACGCACGGCATTTATCCAGGGCGGGCATTCGCGGGTGCCGGTGTATGAAGAAACCGTGGATAACGTGGTTGGCTTGCTGTATGCCAAGGACTTACTGAGTTTGCAGCAGGATGATGACCTAATCTCGGACCATCGAGATATGCTCAGGCTGGCTTATTTCGTTCCAGAATCAAAAAAGGTTGATGAGGTCCTGGCTGATATGCAAGCGCGCAGCATGCATATGGCCATTGTGGTCGATGAGTACGGTGGGGTGGCTGGCGTGGTCACCCTGGAGGATATTGTTGAAGAGATCATCGGCGAGATCCGTGACGAATATGATGAGAGCGAAGAAATGCCCTATTTGCAGGTTGGTGAAGATGAATATGTGTTTCAGGGTCGAGTTGATTTAGATGTTTTCAACGAGGTGATGGGAACAGATATCGATACAGACAAAGCAGATACCATCGGCGGTTTCATTTACAGTGAGATCGGAGATGTGCCCACCGGCGGCGAGCATTTAATTTTTGACAACCTGACCTTGATTGTCGAGCAGGTGGACGGGCGCAGGATCGTCAAGGTGCGCGCAAAAAAGCACCTCACAGAGAGCATAAAACAGGATCATGAAAATGTTAACGGATGA
- the cdd gene encoding cytidine deaminase, whose protein sequence is MKMLTDEFRSLLIQKAQDAWQRAYAPYSTYAVGAALLTDTGKIYDGVNIENAVYPLTVCAERVAVFKAVSEGERSFRAIAVVTRNGGTPCGACRQVLAEFGLDTVVLIADLQGNLLHELTVADLLPHAFGEADLDAARD, encoded by the coding sequence ATGAAAATGTTAACGGATGAATTTCGCAGCCTATTAATTCAAAAAGCGCAGGATGCCTGGCAACGCGCTTACGCACCTTATTCAACGTATGCTGTTGGCGCTGCACTGCTAACTGACACCGGCAAGATCTATGACGGAGTCAATATTGAAAATGCAGTTTACCCGCTGACAGTATGCGCAGAGCGGGTGGCAGTCTTTAAAGCGGTGTCTGAAGGGGAGCGGTCTTTTCGCGCCATCGCCGTTGTCACCAGGAATGGAGGCACGCCCTGCGGCGCTTGTCGGCAGGTGCTGGCTGAGTTCGGTCTCGATACGGTTGTGTTGATCGCAGACCTGCAGGGCAACCTCTTGCACGAGTTGACGGTGGCTGACCTGCTGCCTCATGCCTTTGGTGAGGCGGACCTGGATGCCGCCAGGGACTGA
- a CDS encoding ABC transporter permease, with the protein MKSFIDNIKQFPSAIFGSIMIILLVALAIYVVIAIPYRDAIYEWRGSEEIQGTAPKNARPTYVNWFRTKKYSETILIDSTNPEDEVEKTVTEVAADMWDIQMVFKFDYPYDGFPQELQVILSSIYKEKSPFVTLTWFTPDGEKIKVADITAKHHEVVRFDLQDKLVRKLDGVLPRIGLLRVPDVEPYKVQKGTYELHVDTIVFEEGSDIEAKFVSFGQVHGLAGTDHRRRDLMLPLLWGAPIALSFGFLAAIGTTFTTMFIAAIGVWFGGLTDEIIQRITEIYMLLPFLPILIMVGVFYSRSIWTMLWVVILISLFGAGIKNFRAIFLQIKEAAYIEAARSYGAGNWRIINRYLVPRIIPILIPGLVSAIPSYVFLEASLAVLGLGDPILPTWGKVINDAQMQGALYNGYYYWVLQPAVLLMVTGLSFAMIGFALDRIFNPKLREV; encoded by the coding sequence TTGCATTGGCGATTTATGTTGTGATTGCCATCCCCTATCGCGATGCCATTTACGAATGGCGAGGAAGCGAAGAAATCCAGGGTACGGCGCCAAAGAATGCTCGCCCAACATATGTTAACTGGTTCCGGACAAAAAAATACTCGGAAACGATCTTAATCGACAGCACCAACCCCGAGGACGAGGTTGAAAAAACGGTCACTGAAGTTGCCGCTGACATGTGGGACATTCAGATGGTGTTTAAGTTCGATTATCCATATGATGGTTTCCCACAGGAACTGCAAGTGATATTGTCTTCAATTTATAAAGAAAAATCTCCTTTTGTCACCTTGACCTGGTTTACACCAGATGGCGAAAAGATCAAAGTTGCTGATATCACGGCCAAGCATCATGAAGTCGTCCGTTTTGATCTGCAAGACAAGCTGGTTCGTAAGCTGGACGGAGTTCTTCCACGGATTGGTTTGCTGCGAGTACCCGATGTAGAACCTTATAAGGTGCAGAAGGGCACCTACGAGCTGCACGTAGATACGATTGTGTTTGAGGAAGGCTCGGACATCGAAGCCAAATTTGTCAGCTTTGGGCAGGTGCACGGGTTGGCTGGCACCGACCATCGCCGACGCGACCTGATGCTGCCCCTGTTATGGGGTGCGCCGATCGCCCTTTCCTTTGGGTTTTTAGCCGCAATTGGAACAACTTTCACCACCATGTTTATCGCCGCGATTGGTGTGTGGTTCGGCGGTTTGACTGATGAGATCATTCAGCGCATCACTGAGATCTATATGCTTTTGCCTTTCTTGCCAATCCTGATTATGGTGGGTGTGTTCTACAGTCGTAGTATCTGGACGATGTTGTGGGTGGTAATTTTGATCAGCCTGTTTGGCGCTGGCATCAAGAATTTCCGTGCCATCTTCCTGCAAATTAAAGAAGCCGCCTATATTGAAGCTGCCCGTTCCTATGGTGCAGGTAACTGGCGTATCATCAATCGCTACCTGGTGCCCCGTATCATCCCCATCCTGATCCCTGGATTGGTCAGTGCGATTCCGTCGTATGTCTTCTTGGAAGCTTCCTTAGCGGTGCTGGGTCTGGGCGACCCAATCTTACCCACTTGGGGGAAGGTCATCAACGATGCCCAGATGCAAGGCGCCCTCTACAACGGGTATTATTACTGGGTTTTACAGCCAGCGGTCCTGTTGATGGTCACTGGTTTAAGTTTTGCGATGATCGGTTTTGCGCTCGACCGCATCTTTAATCCCAAATTGAGGGAGGTATAA
- the glmU gene encoding bifunctional UDP-N-acetylglucosamine diphosphorylase/glucosamine-1-phosphate N-acetyltransferase GlmU has protein sequence MTIASIILAAGEGTRMRSKLPKVLHPLGGKPLIWHALQAVKGLVDRAPVLVVGHGADQVRATVGDIAEYALQAEQLGTGHAVLMAQPLLQSKADTLLVTFGDMPLLRNESLRQLIDLHRSSKSPVTMTSIIGDEARGFGRVMRDDQGNVVGIVEQADATPEQLAIREYNVSAYCFDAAWLWTTLTRIPASPKGEYYLTDVVSLAVSEGFRVASLVLDDPEEAIGLNTRVHLAEAEKVLQKRINEGWMLAGVTIIDPERTYIEAGVHIGRDTVILPNTYLRDDTVIGEDCQIGPDTTVINSMVGNHVHVLASVLEHAEVRDHVTMGPYCHLRKGAVLDEGVHLGNFGEVKASYLGPGTRMGHFSYIGDAKIGKNVNIGAGTITCNFDGEVKNPTEIGDEVFIGSDTMLVAPVKIGARSITGAGSVVTHDVPEDTLVIGVPARIIRKLERSDK, from the coding sequence ATGACAATAGCTTCCATTATCCTGGCTGCGGGTGAAGGCACCCGTATGCGCTCAAAACTCCCTAAAGTGCTGCACCCCCTGGGAGGAAAACCCCTGATTTGGCATGCTTTGCAAGCTGTGAAAGGTTTGGTAGACCGGGCACCTGTGCTGGTTGTCGGACACGGCGCTGATCAGGTCAGAGCCACGGTGGGAGATATCGCTGAATATGCCCTCCAGGCAGAGCAATTAGGTACAGGGCACGCCGTGCTGATGGCTCAGCCTTTACTGCAATCAAAAGCGGATACACTGCTGGTGACTTTTGGAGATATGCCCTTATTGCGAAACGAATCTCTGAGGCAATTAATTGATCTGCACCGATCTTCAAAAAGCCCGGTAACGATGACCAGCATCATCGGTGATGAGGCGCGCGGCTTTGGACGGGTCATGCGAGATGATCAGGGGAACGTCGTTGGGATCGTTGAACAGGCAGACGCCACCCCGGAACAACTGGCTATTCGTGAGTACAACGTCAGCGCTTATTGCTTTGATGCCGCTTGGCTCTGGACAACCCTAACGCGCATCCCCGCCTCACCTAAAGGCGAATATTACCTGACAGATGTGGTCAGCCTGGCGGTTTCAGAGGGTTTTCGGGTAGCATCGCTGGTGCTGGACGATCCAGAGGAAGCCATTGGCTTGAACACCCGCGTCCACCTGGCGGAGGCTGAAAAAGTATTACAGAAACGCATCAATGAAGGCTGGATGCTGGCAGGCGTGACCATCATTGACCCGGAGCGCACCTATATCGAAGCCGGGGTGCACATTGGGCGCGACACGGTCATCCTGCCCAACACCTATCTGCGCGACGATACGGTTATTGGCGAGGATTGTCAAATTGGACCCGATACAACCGTGATTAATTCAATGGTTGGCAACCATGTGCACGTGCTGGCATCCGTGCTTGAACACGCTGAAGTGCGCGATCACGTCACCATGGGCCCATATTGTCACCTGCGTAAGGGTGCAGTCCTTGATGAGGGCGTCCATTTGGGTAATTTTGGCGAGGTCAAGGCTTCTTATTTAGGACCGGGTACCAGGATGGGACACTTTTCCTATATCGGCGATGCGAAAATTGGCAAAAACGTCAATATTGGTGCGGGGACCATCACCTGCAATTTTGATGGTGAAGTAAAAAATCCAACTGAAATTGGCGATGAGGTGTTTATTGGCAGCGATACCATGCTGGTCGCGCCGGTGAAAATCGGCGCTCGCAGCATCACCGGGGCAGGCTCGGTGGTAACCCATGACGTCCCCGAAGACACGTTGGTAATCGGTGTTCCAGCAAGAATAATTCGAAAATTGGAGAGAAGTGACAAATAG
- a CDS encoding ABC transporter ATP-binding protein, with amino-acid sequence MSADTVLSVRDLRLFFRTTKGVVRAVDGVDFDLGRNRAVVIVGESGCGKTSMARAILRLLPKNVDTYSGKILLNGLDTMALKEEEYRLKMRWVKMSMVPQAAMNSLNPVLKVGDQVAEPAMIHNDMSKSVAMEQAKTMFQHVGVPLDFLSRYAFELSGGMRQRVAIAMSLVSLPELIILDEPTSALDVLTQANIFNVLKRIKKELGMSFILITHDIATSSELADDVAVMYAGQIVETGDAHRFFAAPLHPYSIKLMNSVPRLRARQEPDFITGQPPSLLNPPTSCRFYERCPSRFEPCVEDPPTVNIEGRTVKCWLHVK; translated from the coding sequence ATGTCTGCTGATACAGTATTAAGTGTAAGAGATTTGCGGCTGTTTTTCCGCACCACCAAGGGCGTTGTTCGCGCGGTGGATGGGGTTGACTTTGATTTAGGTCGCAACCGTGCCGTGGTAATTGTGGGCGAATCGGGTTGTGGCAAGACTTCGATGGCTCGAGCGATCTTGCGCTTGCTGCCGAAGAATGTGGATACCTATTCCGGAAAGATTTTGTTAAACGGATTAGACACCATGGCACTGAAGGAAGAGGAATACCGCCTTAAGATGCGCTGGGTAAAGATGTCGATGGTGCCGCAAGCCGCCATGAACTCGCTCAACCCTGTTTTGAAAGTGGGCGACCAGGTGGCTGAACCCGCGATGATCCACAATGACATGAGCAAAAGTGTCGCCATGGAGCAGGCGAAGACCATGTTCCAGCATGTGGGCGTTCCCCTTGATTTTCTTAGCCGCTATGCCTTTGAGTTGAGCGGCGGTATGCGTCAACGTGTGGCGATTGCCATGTCGTTAGTTTCGCTGCCCGAGTTGATCATCTTAGACGAACCGACCTCGGCTCTGGATGTGCTCACACAGGCAAATATCTTCAACGTGCTTAAGAGGATTAAAAAGGAGCTGGGCATGAGCTTCATCCTCATCACCCATGATATTGCGACCTCCAGTGAGCTGGCAGATGATGTGGCTGTGATGTATGCCGGGCAGATCGTGGAAACCGGAGATGCCCACCGCTTTTTCGCTGCGCCGCTGCATCCTTATTCAATCAAATTGATGAACAGCGTCCCGCGGCTCAGAGCCCGTCAGGAACCTGACTTTATTACCGGTCAGCCGCCCAGCTTGCTCAACCCACCGACAAGCTGCCGTTTTTATGAACGCTGTCCTTCTCGTTTTGAGCCTTGCGTTGAAGATCCCCCGACCGTTAATATCGAAGGTCGCACGGTTAAATGCTGGCTGCATGTGAAATAA
- a CDS encoding ABC transporter ATP-binding protein, translating into MDKVLKEFQGGVAVGTQKTNRKDEVLLSVQDLKVWFELRRFGFGISGYVHAVDGVNFDLHYGETIAIVGESGCGKTTLMKSILGLYPPTAGDIIFEGQSLSKLKASEMRAFRSNVGYVQQDPYGALPPFMNVQTILAEPMIINGIKSKEERRERIFKIMEEVKMSPPEDFLEKFPHMLSGGQQQRVVLARAMMLEPKLIVADEPVSMLDASVRVEILRLMQSLQERHHLAVIYITHDLSTVRYFSERVFVMYAGQAVEKTMIDAIVHDPLHPYSQALMEATSDPDAENATRFRDVPPGEPPSLVNPPQGCRFHPRCPKIIHGLCEFEEPPHFTPKPGQMVACWLYR; encoded by the coding sequence ATGGATAAAGTATTGAAAGAATTCCAGGGGGGGGTGGCGGTAGGAACGCAAAAGACCAATCGTAAAGATGAGGTTTTGCTCTCTGTGCAGGACCTGAAGGTCTGGTTTGAGCTGCGTCGATTTGGATTTGGCATTTCTGGCTATGTTCACGCAGTCGATGGAGTCAATTTTGATCTGCACTATGGCGAAACGATCGCAATCGTGGGCGAAAGCGGTTGTGGAAAAACAACCCTGATGAAAAGCATCCTAGGGCTATACCCGCCTACGGCGGGTGACATCATCTTTGAAGGTCAGTCTCTGAGCAAACTTAAGGCTTCAGAAATGCGAGCCTTTCGTTCTAATGTGGGTTATGTACAGCAGGACCCCTACGGCGCACTGCCCCCATTTATGAACGTTCAAACCATTCTTGCTGAACCGATGATCATTAACGGCATAAAAAGTAAAGAAGAGCGGCGCGAAAGAATTTTCAAGATCATGGAAGAAGTGAAAATGAGCCCGCCAGAAGACTTTTTAGAGAAGTTCCCCCATATGCTCAGCGGCGGGCAGCAACAGCGGGTTGTACTGGCTCGCGCGATGATGCTCGAACCCAAATTGATCGTGGCGGATGAACCGGTCTCGATGCTGGATGCGTCTGTCCGGGTTGAAATTCTGCGACTGATGCAATCTCTGCAGGAAAGGCACCATCTGGCGGTGATTTACATCACGCATGACCTTTCCACAGTACGGTACTTCTCAGAGCGTGTATTTGTGATGTATGCCGGACAGGCTGTTGAGAAAACCATGATTGACGCCATCGTGCACGACCCGCTTCACCCCTACTCGCAGGCTTTGATGGAAGCCACATCCGACCCGGATGCTGAAAATGCCACCCGTTTTCGCGATGTGCCGCCCGGAGAACCGCCCAGCTTGGTCAATCCTCCCCAAGGTTGCCGGTTCCACCCCCGCTGCCCGAAAATAATCCATGGACTGTGCGAATTTGAAGAGCCGCCGCACTTCACGCCGAAACCAGGTCAAATGGTGGCTTGCTGGCTGTATAGATGA